A region of Flavobacterium album DNA encodes the following proteins:
- a CDS encoding glycoside hydrolase family 30 protein: MKKLFAVLSLSALTLLQLGCSSSSSDDGNPSNNNPDPVNPGTNEVDFWLTNNAGTVRLAKQTTILDFGTAANVLPSIEVNDATTYQSVDGYGYTLTGGSVQVINGLGAARKQELLQDLFSTTTGIGVSYLRISIGASDMSAAPFTYDDMPTGQTDPSLANFSLDNDSALIALLQEILVINPNIKIVATSWSAPVWMKTNTSFKGGSLQPQYYDEYAQYFVKYIQGMQAQGIAITAITPQNEPLNPNNNPSMLMQAVEQANFIKNNLGPAFQAAGITTKIIAYDHNCDVPSYPLTILSDAAANPFVDGSAFHLYAGDISALTAVHNAYPDKNVYFTEQYTGSNGNFGGDLKWHLKNVLIGSMRNWSKNTLEWNLATNGSWGPHTDGGCSDCKGAITITSSDTYVKNVSYFVIAHASKFVPAGSVRIASNVSGNLNNVAFKTPAGKIVLIVENDSSGIEYFNIKYNGEWVKTSLEGGAVATYIW, from the coding sequence ATGAAAAAGCTATTTGCCGTTCTTAGTTTATCTGCACTTACACTACTGCAATTGGGGTGCTCGTCATCGTCATCCGATGATGGCAACCCATCCAACAATAATCCCGACCCTGTAAATCCGGGAACCAATGAAGTTGATTTCTGGCTTACCAATAATGCCGGTACCGTAAGGCTTGCAAAGCAAACAACGATACTCGATTTTGGCACGGCAGCCAATGTATTGCCCTCAATAGAAGTGAACGATGCCACTACTTACCAGTCGGTTGACGGTTACGGCTATACCCTTACCGGCGGCAGCGTACAGGTAATCAACGGCCTTGGCGCCGCGCGTAAGCAGGAATTGCTGCAGGATCTGTTCAGTACTACCACAGGCATTGGCGTGAGCTACCTTCGCATCAGCATCGGTGCATCGGATATGAGCGCCGCACCCTTTACTTACGACGATATGCCAACCGGGCAAACCGATCCTTCGCTTGCCAACTTCAGCCTGGACAATGACAGCGCCCTGATAGCCCTCTTGCAGGAAATACTGGTGATCAACCCAAATATCAAGATTGTCGCGACATCCTGGAGCGCACCGGTCTGGATGAAAACCAATACAAGTTTTAAAGGTGGTAGCCTGCAGCCACAATATTATGATGAGTACGCACAGTATTTTGTAAAATATATACAAGGGATGCAGGCACAGGGCATAGCCATCACAGCAATAACGCCGCAAAATGAGCCACTGAACCCGAACAACAACCCAAGTATGCTGATGCAGGCAGTGGAGCAGGCCAATTTTATAAAGAACAATTTAGGCCCGGCATTCCAGGCTGCGGGTATTACGACAAAGATCATTGCTTACGACCATAATTGCGATGTGCCCTCGTATCCGCTAACAATATTGAGTGATGCTGCTGCCAACCCATTTGTGGACGGCTCGGCATTCCACCTGTATGCCGGGGATATTTCTGCGCTCACGGCTGTGCATAATGCGTACCCTGATAAGAATGTTTACTTTACAGAGCAATATACAGGCTCAAATGGGAATTTTGGGGGCGACCTGAAATGGCACCTTAAAAATGTGCTGATAGGCTCAATGCGTAACTGGAGTAAAAACACACTGGAATGGAACCTTGCCACCAATGGCTCATGGGGACCTCATACCGACGGCGGCTGCTCTGACTGTAAAGGGGCTATAACCATTACCAGCAGCGATACTTATGTAAAGAATGTATCGTATTTCGTGATAGCCCATGCATCGAAATTTGTCCCGGCAGGTTCAGTGCGGATCGCAAGCAATGTTTCGGGGAACCTGAACAATGTTGCGTTTAAGACTCCGGCCGGCAAGATCGTGCTTATAGTGGAAAATGACAGCTCGGGTATCGAGTATTTCAATATCAAATATAATGGCGAGTGGGTTAAAACAAGCCTTGAAGGCGGGGCAGTTG